The DNA region GGGCGTCGCGGCTCAGGAGGGCCTGCGGGTCCATCGGTCTCCTCCTGCGAAGGCGGTCAGCGGGAGTCCTGCGTCTCCTCGTCGAGCCGCACGCGGTAGCAGATCTCGCCGTCCCGGATCATGCCGTACTCCTCGCGCGCGACCCGTTCGATCGTCCGCGGGTCGTTCGTGAGGTCCTCGCGAAGCTCGATCGTCTGCGCCTTCACCTCTTCGAGCGTCCTGATGTCGCGCTCGAGGGAGCGCTGCATGCTCCTCATCCTCAGGATGGAGATGAGGCCGCTGTCGCCGAGGAGGATCGCGGAGCTGAACCACGCGGCGATGACCAGCACGATGATCCGCACCACGCGCGCCGACGCGCCGCGGCCGAACCCCGGGAAGACCTTCCGGAGGAACTGGGGCTCCTCGGGCTTCCTCGGGAGCCTCCGTCTGTTCACGCCCAGCGTGTTCGGCATGCGTCGTCCCGTCG from Candidatus Effluviviaceae Genus I sp. includes:
- a CDS encoding septum formation initiator family protein, with protein sequence MPNTLGVNRRRLPRKPEEPQFLRKVFPGFGRGASARVVRIIVLVIAAWFSSAILLGDSGLISILRMRSMQRSLERDIRTLEEVKAQTIELREDLTNDPRTIERVAREEYGMIRDGEICYRVRLDEETQDSR